From Candidatus Hydrogenedens sp., one genomic window encodes:
- the rpsJ gene encoding 30S ribosomal protein S10: MSIRLRIKLKAYDHRLLDQSAKAIVIVAKKTGAAVRGPVPLPMEMHKYTVNRSPHVDKKSREQFEMRVHKRLIDIINPGQATVEELTKLALPPGVDVEVKQ, from the coding sequence GTGAGCATTCGGTTAAGAATTAAGTTAAAGGCATACGACCACAGACTGTTAGACCAGTCTGCAAAGGCGATTGTGATTGTTGCGAAGAAGACAGGCGCCGCTGTTCGTGGTCCTGTGCCTTTACCGATGGAAATGCATAAATACACGGTAAATCGCAGTCCGCATGTGGATAAAAAGTCAAGAGAACAGTTTGAAATGCGTGTTCACAAAAGACTTATAGACATAATTAATCCGGGACAAGCCACAGTAGAAGAACTTACTAAACTGGCTTTACCGCCCGGTGTAGATGTGGAAGTTAAACAGTAA